In a genomic window of Thalassophryne amazonica chromosome 12, fThaAma1.1, whole genome shotgun sequence:
- the aldh9a1b gene encoding 4-trimethylaminobutyraldehyde dehydrogenase B — MLRRLSVRPRPAALLVAAARCVCSGSVHVTAPLNFWAGKRKKITENKVNQEDVYEPATGRILCHLHPCGATEVDQAVNAAKVAFGHWSQMSGMERARIMIEAAQIIKRRREEIAEMEVVNNGKSITEARLDVDSARLCIEYYAGLANTLAGQHVQLSGGSFAYTRREPLGVCVGIGAWNYPFQIAAWKSAPALACGNSMVFKPSPVTPVTAVMLADIYAEAGAPDGLFNVVQGGQETGHFLCHHPDVAKVSFTGSVPTGKKIMEMASKGVKPVTLELGGKSPLLIFQDSDLDNAVRGALMANFLSQGQVCSNGTRVFVQRSILQEFVEEVVRRTRAIEIGDPLLESTQMGALVSRPHLDKVLGFVDQAKKEGASVLCGGEPYLPSDPKLRGGYYMTPCVLGNCTDDMTCVKEEIFGPVMSVLPFETEEEALQRANDTTLGLAAGVFTRDVKRAHRVVEHLKAGSCFINNYNITPVEVPFGGFKMSGIGRENGQVTIEYYSQLKTVFVEMGDVDSLF; from the exons ATGCTCCGGAGGCTCTCTGTGCGCCCCCGGCCCGCCGCTCTGCTGGTAGCCGCCGCTCGGTGCGTCTGCTCCGGCTCTGTGCACGTCACCGCCCCGCTGAACTTCTGGGCTGGAAAGAGAAAGAAGATCACGGAGAACAAAGTGAATCAGGAAGACGTTTACGAACCTGCAACAG GGCGAATTTTGTGCCATTTGCATCCATGTGGTGCTACGGAAGTCGACCAGGCTGTGAACGCTGCCAAGGTGGCCTTTGGGCATTGGAGCCAAATGTCTGGGATGGAGAGGGCAAGGATCATGATCGAGGCTGCCCAAATTATCAAG AGGAGGAGAGAGGAGATAGCTGAAATGGAGGTGGTCAACAATGGGAAGTCCATCACAGAGGCCCGACTGGATGTCGATTCTGCCAGACTCTGTATAGAGTACTATGCAGGACTGGCCAATACTTTGGCAG GTCAGCATGTGCAGTTGTCCGGGGGATCCTTTGCCTACACACGGAGAGAGCCTCTGGGAGTCTGCGTTGGCATTGGTGCTTGGAATTACCCATTCCAGATAGCTGCCTGGAAATCAGCTCCAGCTCTGGCCTGTG GTAACTCCATGGTGTTCAAGCCATCCCCGGTGACTCCTGTGACCGCTGTCATGCTGGCAGATATCTACGCTGAGGCCGGGGCTCCAGACGGGCTGTTTAACGTAGTGCAGGGCGGCCAGGAGACCGGCCACTTCCTGTGCCACCATCCAGATGTGGCTAAAGTGTCCTTCACTGGGAGTGTGCCCACAGGCAAGAAG ATTATGGAGATGGCATCCAAGGGGGTGAAGCCTGTGACGCTGGAGCTGGGGGGGAAATCTCCTCTGCTCATTTTTCAGGACAGCGATCTGGACAACGCAGTGAGGGGAGCGCTCATGGCTAACTTCCTGTCTCAAGGACAG GTCTGTAGCAACGGTACAAGGGTGTTTGTTCAGAGGAGCATTCTGCAGGAATTTGTGGAGGAAGTGGTGAGGAGGACACGGGCGATTGAAATAGGAGACCCACTATTAGAGAGCACTCAGATGGGAGCACTGGTTAGCCGACCGCACCTGGACAAAGTCTTGGGCTTTGTGGATCAGGCAAAGAAAGAG GGAGCTAGCGtgctgtgtggaggtgagccgTATCTCCCATCAGATCCCAAACTCAGAGGTGGATACTACATGACTCCATGTGTTCTGG GCAACTGCACGGATGATATGACCTGTGTGAAGGAGGAGATCTTTGGTCCCGTCATGTCTGTGTTGCCCTTTGAAACAGAAGAGGAGGCGCTGCAGAGGGCCAACGACACCACCTTGGGTCTGGCTGCTGGAGTTTTCACCAG GGATGTGAAGAGAGCCCATCGAGTGGTTGAACATCTTAAGGCTGGATCATGTTTCATCAACAACTACAACATCACTCCTGTGGAGGTGCCTTTTGGAGGCTTCAAAATGTCAG GCATTGGGAGGGAGAACGGACAGGTGACGATTGAATACTACTCCCAGCTGAAGACTGTCTTTGTGGAAATGGGAGATGTGGACAGCCTCTTCTAG